A genomic region of Equus caballus isolate H_3958 breed thoroughbred chromosome 1, TB-T2T, whole genome shotgun sequence contains the following coding sequences:
- the GLRX3 gene encoding glutaredoxin-3 isoform X2, whose translation MAAGAAEAAAVVVEVGSARQFEELLRLRAKSLVVVHFWAPWAPQCAQMNDVMAELAKEHPQVSFVKLEAEAVPEVSEKYEISSVPTFLFFKNSQKVDRLDGAHAPELTKKVQRHASSGSFPPSGNEHPKEDLNLRLKKLTHAAPCMLFMKGTPQEPRCGFSKQMVEILNKHNIQFSSFDIFSDEEVRQGLKTYSSWPTYPQLYVSGELVGGLDIIKELEASEELDTICPKAPKLEERLKVLTNKASVMLFMKGNKQEAKCGFSKQILEILNSTGN comes from the exons ATGGCGGCGGGGGCGGCTGAGGCGGCGGCGGTTGTGGTGGAGGTCGGCTCGGCCCGGCAGTTTGAGGAGCTGCTGCGCCTCAGAGCCAA GTCCCTTGTGGTGGTCCATTTTTGGGCACCATGGGCTCCACAGTGTGCTCAGATGAACGACGTGATGGCAGAGTTAGCCAAAGAACACCCTCAAGTTTCATTTGTGAAG ttggaaGCTGAAGCTGTTCCTGAGGTatctgaaaaatatgaaattagtTCTGTCCCCACCTTTCTATTTTTCAAG aatTCTCAGAAAGTTGACCGATTAGATGGTGCACATGCCCCAGAGTTGACCAAAAAAGTTCAGCGCCACGCATCTAGCGGGTCCTTCCCACCCAGTGGTAATGAGCATCCTAAAGAAGATCTCAACCTTCGCCTGAAGAAATTAACTCATGCTGCCCCCTGCATGTTGTTTATGAAAGGAACTCCTCAGGAACCCCGCTGTG GTTTCAGCAAACAGATGGTGGAAATTCTTAACAAACATAATATTCAGTTTAGCAGTTTTGATATCTTCTCAGATGAAGAAGTTCGTCAGGGCCTCAAAACCTATTCCAGCTGGCCCACCTATCCCCAGCTGTATGTTTCTGGAGAGCTCGTAGGAGGACTTGACATAATTAAG GAGCTAGAAGCGTCTGAAGAACTAGATACAATTTGCCCCAAAGCTCCCAAATTAGAGGAAAG gcTCAAAGTACTGACAAATAAAGCTTCTGTGATGCTCTTTATGAAAGGAAACAAACAG GAAGCTAAATGTGGATTCAGCAAACAAATTCTGGAAATACTAAATAGTACTGG